A window of Ignavibacterium sp. contains these coding sequences:
- the lspA gene encoding signal peptidase II, with protein MKVIYISIAVVIIDQLSKIFVKGFSIPFLNFNFDGMYYGQSIPVIGDFFRLTYIENPGMAFGFDPGDGFKLAISLFSLVASIGLLIYLYAIRNKSLSLRVAIAFILGGAVGNLIDRTFYGIIFGYAPLFYGRVVDFFDFDFFNFTIFGRSYDRWPIFNIADAAVTVGVLILILFYKKHEEEKEIEKSLVAATAETTNTTHQIITDELTSAEDSVSTAEETNEQIDNRKEVSD; from the coding sequence GTGAAAGTAATTTATATTTCTATTGCTGTTGTAATAATCGATCAACTTAGCAAAATTTTTGTTAAAGGTTTTTCCATTCCATTTCTAAATTTCAATTTTGATGGAATGTACTACGGACAAAGCATTCCTGTCATTGGTGATTTCTTCAGATTAACTTACATAGAAAATCCCGGAATGGCATTCGGTTTTGATCCGGGTGATGGATTCAAATTAGCAATCTCATTATTTTCTTTAGTTGCAAGCATTGGTTTGTTGATTTATCTCTATGCTATCAGGAACAAAAGTTTAAGCTTAAGAGTAGCAATTGCTTTTATTCTTGGTGGTGCAGTTGGTAATCTTATTGACAGGACTTTTTACGGGATTATTTTTGGTTATGCACCTTTATTTTACGGAAGAGTAGTTGACTTCTTCGATTTTGATTTTTTTAATTTCACCATATTCGGAAGAAGTTATGACCGCTGGCCAATTTTTAATATTGCCGATGCTGCCGTAACAGTAGGCGTTCTGATTTTAATTTTATTTTATAAGAAACACGAAGAAGAAAAAGAAATTGAAAAGTCTTTGGTTGCTGCCACTGCTGAAACAACTAATACAACACATCAAATCATAACTGATGAATTAACTTCTGCGGAAGATTCAGTCAGTACAGCAGAAGAAACCAATGAGCAAATTGATAACCGAAAAGAAGTATCAGATTAA
- a CDS encoding DivIVA domain-containing protein codes for MKLQPFSIRQQEFSKKMRGFDPDEVKAFLERIADDVEELLKENEELKQQVETLNQQLEEFKKIEKNLQDTLLKAQESSTKSIESAKKQTALMIKEAELKAAQIVEKARESANEIRNAVLNLREEKDMLISRLKAIISSQAHLLEVKIEDIDEEVVVQKKKTKDENKKLDLNIDDIVEKLL; via the coding sequence ATGAAACTTCAACCATTTTCAATCCGGCAGCAAGAGTTTTCAAAAAAAATGCGTGGTTTCGACCCTGATGAAGTAAAAGCATTTCTTGAAAGAATAGCCGACGATGTTGAAGAACTTCTCAAAGAAAATGAAGAACTAAAGCAACAAGTCGAAACCTTAAATCAGCAGCTTGAAGAATTCAAAAAGATTGAAAAAAATCTTCAGGATACTTTACTTAAAGCTCAGGAAAGCTCTACCAAATCAATTGAATCTGCAAAGAAGCAAACCGCATTGATGATTAAAGAAGCTGAATTAAAAGCCGCTCAGATTGTTGAGAAAGCAAGAGAAAGTGCAAATGAAATCCGAAACGCAGTTCTGAATCTTCGCGAAGAAAAAGATATGCTTATTTCAAGACTTAAAGCGATTATCAGTTCGCAGGCACATTTACTTGAGGTAAAAATCGAAGACATTGATGAAGAAGTTGTTGTTCAGAAAAAGAAAACCAAAGATGAAAACAAAAAGCTTGATTTGAATATTGATGATATTGTGGAGAAATTATTATGA
- a CDS encoding conjugal transfer protein TraR, with protein MAKKQTKKPIKKATIKKGKEEKKKVKKAPAKKTVKKVVKKAAPAKKAVKKKEVKKVVAKKTSVKKETVKKPVKTENKVEKKKLTPKEEKALKQQPAVQSQVEAAIEDESKIDEIYQAELEAARRKAEALKKIKGYSKKDLEHFKKIILEKRDEILEQLQNLKEQMLDPSTGEYINENSPYSLHMAEQGTDAMEREKTFLYAQRETKFLGYLEDALKRIENGTYGICIECIEEPQHLCETCPLIPKARLEAVPHSQLCLPMKQRQEKK; from the coding sequence ATGGCAAAAAAACAAACTAAGAAACCAATTAAAAAAGCCACGATAAAAAAAGGCAAGGAGGAAAAGAAAAAAGTGAAGAAAGCACCTGCAAAGAAAACAGTTAAAAAGGTTGTGAAAAAAGCTGCACCTGCTAAGAAAGCTGTAAAGAAAAAAGAAGTTAAGAAAGTTGTTGCTAAGAAAACTTCTGTAAAGAAAGAAACTGTTAAAAAACCAGTTAAGACAGAGAATAAAGTCGAGAAGAAGAAATTAACTCCTAAAGAAGAAAAAGCATTGAAGCAGCAGCCGGCAGTTCAGTCACAGGTTGAAGCAGCAATTGAAGATGAAAGCAAGATTGATGAAATCTATCAGGCAGAACTTGAAGCAGCAAGAAGAAAAGCCGAAGCTTTAAAGAAGATTAAAGGATATAGTAAAAAAGATCTCGAACACTTCAAGAAAATAATTCTTGAAAAGCGTGACGAAATTCTTGAACAACTACAGAATCTGAAAGAACAAATGCTCGATCCTTCAACAGGTGAGTACATTAACGAAAATTCTCCTTACTCACTTCATATGGCTGAGCAGGGAACCGATGCAATGGAAAGAGAAAAAACTTTTCTCTATGCACAGAGAGAAACAAAATTTTTAGGTTATCTTGAAGATGCATTAAAGAGAATTGAAAACGGTACTTATGGAATTTGTATTGAATGTATTGAGGAACCTCAGCATTTGTGTGAAACCTGTCCGCTTATTCCAAAAGCAAGATTGGAAGCCGTTCCACACAGTCAGTTGTGCTTACCAATGAAGCAAAGACAGGAAAAGAAGTAA
- the ileS gene encoding isoleucine--tRNA ligase: MFKQNLEKINYPKIEEEILKFWQENKIFEKSVTTRDENKSFTFYEGPPTANGKPGIHHVMARTLKDLVCRYKTLKGFRVERKAGWDTHGLPVEIEVEKLLGIKHKSEVIEYGIEKYNQKCRESVFTYLDLWEKMTTRMGYWIDLDSAYITLDNKYIESVWWALKTLFDKGLIYKDYKIVPQDPKSETVLSSHELALGYRETKDPSVYVLFQRADADEFFLVWTTTPWTLISNVALAVGPEIDYVKIRTDSKVLILAKDRLSVIDGDYEILEEMKGKDLLGIEYEQLFDYCDVDKKAFYVIAGDFVSTEDGSGIVHIAPAFGADDYEVSKKYNLPMLQPVTRSGVFTDEVTDFAGQFVKDADNGIILKLKKDGKLYKKETILHTYPFSWRHQDVPVIYYARESWFIRTTQIANRMVELNKTINWQPPEVGAGRFGNWLEENKDWALSRDRFWATPLPIWISDDGDMFAVGSIEELKQGFIEENGKRISVADVENIDLHKPFVDKILFEKNGKIYKRTPEVIDVWFDSGAMPFAQYHYPFENKENFEKKFFPADFICEGIDQTRGWFYTLHAIATMLFDNVAFRNVIVNELILDKNGMKMSKSRGNTVDPFDLFDKYGADTTRWYLVTNSPPWRPTLFDEEALVEVQRKFFGTLVNTYSFFALYANIDKFNFSDSLVPYGERPEIDRWIISKLNALVEEYEKQMDAYDVTKAARAVSDFTIDQLSNWYVRRSRRRFWKSEMNKEKLSAYQTLYECLITVSKLTSPFAPFIAEEIYRNLNTVTKKENYESVHLADFPSITYREPELEEKMDVAQKVVYLTRAIRAKNNLKVRQPLKRMMVVVEKDRRDALGKMKDVILDEVNIKELVVLDDDSEIVNKTAKSNFKSIGPRFGKKVKAVAEIIKNFGKDEIKKLESGENIEIEVDGEKLSIAKDDVEIMSHQIEGWVVESEEGVTVAIDTELDEKLIEEGLAREFVNRVQNMRKDAGFDVTDKINISFTGNSELVKAINNFSDYISNETLAEKIISEQISDGGFRQDWKIGDYECSIRIEKI, translated from the coding sequence ATGTTCAAACAAAATTTAGAAAAAATTAATTACCCGAAAATTGAAGAAGAGATTCTCAAATTCTGGCAGGAAAATAAAATTTTTGAAAAAAGTGTTACCACCAGAGATGAAAACAAATCATTCACTTTTTATGAAGGTCCGCCAACTGCGAACGGTAAACCGGGAATTCACCATGTAATGGCAAGAACATTAAAAGACCTTGTTTGCCGTTATAAAACATTGAAAGGATTTCGGGTTGAAAGAAAAGCCGGTTGGGACACTCACGGATTACCTGTTGAAATTGAAGTAGAAAAACTTCTCGGTATCAAACACAAAAGCGAAGTAATTGAATACGGAATTGAAAAGTACAATCAGAAATGTCGCGAATCAGTTTTTACTTATCTCGATCTTTGGGAAAAGATGACAACCCGAATGGGTTACTGGATTGATCTTGATTCCGCTTACATAACTCTTGATAACAAATATATCGAATCGGTCTGGTGGGCACTTAAAACTTTATTCGATAAAGGTCTTATTTATAAAGATTATAAAATTGTCCCTCAGGATCCGAAATCAGAGACTGTTCTTTCATCTCACGAACTTGCACTTGGTTACCGCGAAACAAAAGATCCTTCAGTTTATGTTTTATTTCAAAGAGCGGATGCTGATGAATTTTTCCTCGTTTGGACAACTACTCCCTGGACATTGATTTCAAATGTTGCTCTTGCTGTAGGCCCTGAGATTGATTATGTGAAAATCAGAACTGACAGTAAAGTTTTAATTCTTGCCAAAGACAGATTGTCAGTTATTGATGGTGATTATGAAATTCTTGAAGAGATGAAAGGCAAAGATTTATTGGGAATCGAATACGAACAACTTTTCGATTATTGTGATGTTGACAAGAAAGCTTTCTATGTAATTGCAGGTGATTTTGTAAGTACGGAAGATGGTTCAGGAATCGTTCATATTGCACCTGCGTTTGGTGCCGATGACTATGAGGTTTCGAAAAAATACAACCTTCCGATGCTTCAACCGGTCACCCGCTCTGGGGTTTTCACCGACGAAGTAACGGATTTTGCAGGACAATTTGTTAAAGATGCCGATAACGGAATAATCCTTAAGCTAAAGAAAGATGGAAAACTTTATAAGAAAGAAACGATACTTCACACATATCCTTTTAGCTGGCGTCATCAGGATGTTCCGGTAATTTATTATGCAAGAGAATCTTGGTTTATTCGCACCACTCAAATTGCCAACAGAATGGTTGAGCTGAATAAAACAATTAACTGGCAACCACCTGAAGTTGGAGCTGGAAGATTTGGTAATTGGCTTGAAGAAAATAAAGACTGGGCTTTGTCGCGCGATCGTTTCTGGGCAACACCACTTCCAATCTGGATTAGTGATGATGGTGATATGTTTGCAGTCGGAAGTATTGAAGAATTAAAACAGGGATTCATTGAAGAAAACGGTAAAAGAATTTCTGTTGCTGATGTTGAAAATATTGATTTGCACAAACCATTTGTAGATAAAATTCTTTTTGAAAAAAATGGTAAGATTTATAAACGCACTCCTGAAGTGATTGATGTTTGGTTTGATTCAGGCGCAATGCCGTTTGCACAATATCATTATCCGTTCGAAAACAAAGAAAACTTTGAAAAGAAATTTTTCCCGGCTGATTTTATCTGCGAGGGAATTGATCAGACACGAGGTTGGTTTTACACACTTCACGCAATCGCAACTATGTTATTTGACAATGTTGCTTTCAGAAATGTGATTGTGAATGAATTGATTCTTGATAAAAATGGAATGAAAATGTCCAAATCGAGAGGAAACACTGTTGATCCTTTTGATTTGTTTGATAAATACGGTGCGGATACAACAAGATGGTATCTGGTTACTAACAGTCCGCCATGGCGACCAACATTGTTTGATGAAGAAGCATTAGTTGAAGTTCAGAGAAAATTTTTCGGAACACTTGTAAACACTTATTCATTCTTTGCACTTTATGCTAATATTGATAAATTCAATTTCAGTGATTCACTTGTGCCTTATGGTGAAAGACCGGAGATTGACAGATGGATAATTTCCAAACTCAATGCTTTGGTTGAAGAATATGAAAAACAAATGGATGCTTACGATGTAACTAAAGCTGCTCGTGCTGTAAGTGATTTCACAATTGATCAGCTTTCAAACTGGTATGTGAGAAGAAGTCGTCGTCGTTTCTGGAAGTCAGAGATGAACAAAGAAAAACTTTCTGCTTATCAGACTTTGTATGAGTGCTTGATTACTGTCTCAAAGCTAACTTCACCGTTCGCTCCGTTTATTGCTGAAGAGATTTACAGAAATCTTAATACAGTTACAAAAAAAGAAAATTATGAATCGGTTCATCTCGCAGATTTTCCATCAATCACTTACCGAGAACCTGAACTTGAAGAGAAAATGGATGTTGCTCAGAAGGTAGTTTATCTGACCAGAGCAATTCGCGCAAAGAATAATCTTAAAGTTCGTCAGCCACTTAAACGAATGATGGTTGTTGTTGAAAAAGACAGAAGAGATGCTCTTGGAAAAATGAAAGATGTTATTCTTGATGAAGTAAACATTAAAGAATTAGTCGTTCTTGATGATGACTCCGAAATCGTAAACAAAACTGCTAAATCTAACTTCAAATCAATCGGACCAAGGTTTGGGAAAAAAGTAAAAGCTGTAGCTGAAATAATTAAAAACTTTGGTAAGGATGAAATAAAAAAACTTGAGTCGGGTGAGAATATTGAAATTGAAGTTGATGGTGAGAAACTTTCAATCGCAAAAGATGATGTTGAAATTATGAGTCATCAGATTGAAGGTTGGGTTGTTGAATCTGAAGAAGGTGTTACAGTTGCAATCGATACAGAGCTCGATGAAAAACTTATTGAAGAAGGTCTTGCAAGAGAATTTGTAAATCGTGTTCAGAATATGAGAAAGGACGCTGGGTTTGATGTAACGGATAAAATTAACATAAGCTTTACAGGAAATTCAGAACTAGTTAAAGCAATAAATAACTTTTCTGATTATATTTCTAACGAAACTCTTGCGGAAAAAATAATTTCAGAACAAATTTCAGATGGAGGATTCAGACAAGATTGGAAAATCGGTGACTATGAATGCTCTATCCGAATCGAGAAGATTTAA
- a CDS encoding purine-nucleoside phosphorylase codes for MSELLNKINETISVIKKHTTDNYPIGIILGTGLGGLVKEINIENHIDYAELPHFPLSTVESHQGKLIFGTINGKKIVAMQGRFHYYEGYSMQQITYPVRVMKFLGVQTLLVSNACGGMNPVYRKGDLMLMIDHINLLGDNPLIGKNEDSLGPRFPDMSEPYSLELIKLAEEVALENKIKIHKGVYVAVPGPNLETKAEYRFLRATGADVVGMSTVPENIVANHMGMKVLGISIITDECFPDSLKPVDVKEIIHTAMEAEPKMTLIMKEVIKRL; via the coding sequence ATGAGTGAACTTCTGAACAAAATTAACGAGACGATTTCAGTAATAAAAAAACATACCACTGATAATTACCCGATTGGAATTATTCTCGGAACCGGACTTGGTGGATTAGTTAAAGAAATAAATATCGAAAATCATATTGATTATGCTGAACTTCCGCACTTTCCTTTGTCAACAGTTGAATCACATCAGGGCAAATTAATTTTTGGTACAATAAACGGAAAAAAAATTGTTGCAATGCAGGGAAGATTTCATTACTACGAAGGTTATTCGATGCAGCAAATTACTTATCCCGTTCGTGTAATGAAATTTCTTGGTGTTCAGACTTTGCTTGTTTCAAATGCTTGCGGCGGAATGAATCCAGTTTATCGCAAAGGCGATTTGATGCTGATGATTGATCATATAAATCTGCTTGGAGATAATCCGCTTATTGGGAAAAATGAAGATAGTCTTGGACCAAGATTTCCCGATATGAGTGAACCATATTCACTTGAGCTTATTAAACTTGCAGAAGAAGTTGCTCTGGAAAATAAAATAAAAATTCATAAGGGTGTTTATGTTGCTGTTCCGGGACCAAATCTCGAAACAAAAGCTGAATACAGATTTCTTCGCGCTACCGGTGCTGATGTTGTTGGAATGTCAACTGTGCCTGAGAATATTGTTGCAAATCATATGGGAATGAAAGTGCTTGGAATAAGTATAATCACCGATGAATGTTTCCCCGATTCACTAAAACCAGTTGATGTTAAAGAAATTATTCACACAGCTATGGAAGCTGAACCGAAAATGACTTTGATTATGAAAGAAGTAATTAAGAGGTTGTAA
- a CDS encoding RluA family pseudouridine synthase, translated as MSKLITEKKYQINVPDGKKKERLDTFLVNQIENATRSKIQKAIEAGLVTVNGNPAKANYAVKPGDVIIAIQPITPRPEDVEPEEIPLDIVYEDDYLIVVNKPAGMVAHPAYANYTGTLVNALLHHTKKLSELSDAGRPGIVHRIDKDTSGLLVVAKDDFTHAKLAEQFSKHSIEREYHAVCWGKLPDKKGEIKTNITRSKSDRKKFTISQSEGKLAITYYEVIEEFEFTSYIKLNLKTGRTHQIRVHLSGIGRPIFGDRTYGGDKIHFGSDLPKIKSRVSNLLEIMPRQALHAKTLGFIHPHTKKIVRFDSELPQDFKLLLEKLRN; from the coding sequence ATGAGCAAATTGATAACCGAAAAGAAGTATCAGATTAATGTTCCTGATGGAAAAAAGAAGGAACGATTAGATACTTTTCTTGTCAATCAGATTGAAAACGCAACCCGTTCAAAAATTCAGAAAGCAATTGAAGCAGGATTAGTTACTGTAAACGGAAATCCTGCTAAAGCAAATTACGCTGTGAAACCCGGCGATGTTATAATTGCAATTCAACCAATCACTCCAAGACCTGAAGATGTTGAACCGGAAGAAATTCCTCTCGACATTGTTTATGAAGATGATTATCTGATAGTTGTAAACAAACCCGCTGGAATGGTTGCACATCCTGCATATGCAAACTATACGGGAACTCTTGTAAATGCTCTGCTTCATCATACAAAAAAACTAAGTGAACTGAGTGATGCCGGAAGACCCGGAATTGTTCATCGTATTGATAAAGACACAAGTGGTTTGCTTGTGGTGGCTAAAGATGATTTTACTCATGCTAAACTTGCCGAACAGTTTTCAAAGCATTCAATAGAAAGAGAATATCACGCTGTCTGTTGGGGAAAACTTCCTGATAAAAAAGGTGAAATAAAAACTAACATTACACGAAGTAAATCAGACAGAAAAAAATTTACTATCAGTCAAAGTGAAGGAAAGCTTGCAATTACTTATTATGAAGTAATTGAAGAATTTGAATTTACATCTTATATAAAACTGAATTTAAAGACAGGCAGAACACACCAGATTCGTGTTCATCTTTCTGGAATTGGCAGACCAATATTTGGCGACAGAACTTACGGCGGTGATAAAATTCATTTCGGCAGTGACTTACCTAAAATAAAAAGTCGTGTAAGCAATCTTCTTGAAATAATGCCCCGACAAGCATTGCATGCAAAAACA